Proteins found in one Cheilinus undulatus linkage group 9, ASM1832078v1, whole genome shotgun sequence genomic segment:
- the man2c1 gene encoding alpha-mannosidase 2C1, producing the protein MYHQPVLKNRRTLLERAEKFISDIYFTDCNLRGRLYGDSCPLESIASFLSSKRITFTEASQQIFAPYKVGDTFGPTWWTCWFKVTLKIPESWREKEVHLLWESDGEGMVWRDGQPVQGLTKEGEKTSYILSDSLKEDEPHSLTLYIEVACNSLFGAGKGTFIAAPDPNRMFSVQKAELVVFNRDVQELLTDFEMLVDIVKELGEGEQRGYQALFTVNEMVNLCDSADPSTFPKAHKLAHNFFSQRNGESQHTTHAMGHCHIDSAWLWPYEETIRKCGRSWVTVIRLMEKNPDFVFTCSQAQQFQWVKSWYPGLFTQIQLYVKKGQFIPVGGTWVEMDGNLPSGESMVRQFLEGQRFFNQEFGILCKEFWLPDTFGYSAQLPQIMQGCGISNFLTQKLSWNLVNTFPHNTFFWEGLDGSKVLTHFPPGNSYEMKGKIEDLVKTVKNNKDKGRANHSAVLFGFGDGGGGPTQLMLDRLQRVRDTDGLPKVQTSSPHKLFSQLWADSDLLCTWTGELFLELHNGTYTTQAQIKKGNRQCETLLHDVEIACSLASCQDGSFSYPVEKLQELWRLLLLNQFHDVIPGSCIELAVEDAVRYYEDISCGGASLLHDAFGVLGSKGDSAGVFNSLPWERHEVLQVQDGADTPRLALVKVPSIGLSLVKDTLPVAPVSVTVQGDGTVVMENGILRTVINKDGTLASLCLISVNREALSEEFQGNQFVMFDDVPLYWDAWDVMDYHLQTRKPVLELVQPVHVASSDPLQGRVSFSLRISDKSTITQEIIMDAMCPYIKFNTEVKWAESHKFLKVEFPVRVHSPNATFEIQFGHLQRPTHRNTSWDWARFEVWGHKWADLSEHNFGVALLNDCKYGYSVHKNTMTLSLLRAPKAPDANADMGTHHFTYAIMPHSGSFQDASVIQSAYNLNFPLRSIQCAPDTEPWSAFSVSTTAVILETIKQAEDRKRALVVRLYESHGSHVTATLHTTLPVQQAWHCDLLERPDTTRLLTITSEGINLTFSPFQILSLLLIL; encoded by the exons ATGTATCATCAACCTGTGCTGAAAAACAGACGCACTCTCCTCGAGAGAGCAGAGAAATTCATCTCTGATATTTACTTCACCGACTGTAACCTGAGAGGACG ACTCTATGGAGACTCTTGCCCGTTGGAGTCCATCGCCTCCTTCCTGTCTTCTAAGCGAATCACATTCACTGAAGCTTCCCAGCAGATCTTTGCACCCTATAAAGTGGGTGATACCTTTGGACCCAC GTGGTGGACCTGCTGGTTCAAAGTGACCCTGAAAATCCCTGAGTcatggagagagaaagaggttCACCTTCTGTGGGAAAGTGATGGAGAAGGAATGGTTTGGAGAGATGGGCAGCCCGTTCAG GGCCTGActaaagagggagaaaagacgAGCTACATCCTGTCTGATAGTTTGAAGGAAGATGAGCCACACAG CCTCACCCTTTATATAGAGGTGGCCTGTAACAGTCTTTTTGGTGCTGGTAAGGGGACCTTTATTGCAGCACCAGATCCAAACCGGATGTTTTCTGTACAGAAAGCTGAGCTGGTGGTTTTTAACAGGGATGTACAGGAGCTGCTGACAGATTTTGAAATGCTGGTTGACATTGTAAAG gaACTTGGTGAGGGGGAGCAACGTGGCTACCAGGCGCTCTTCACTGTCAATGAGATGGTGAACCTCTGTGATTCCGCTGATCCCAGCACTTTTCCTAAAGCTCACAAACTGGCTCACAACTTCTTCAGCCAGAGAAATGGAGAGAGCCAGCACACTACACACGCCATGGGTCACTGCCACATAGACTCAG CTTGGCTTTGGCCCTATGAAGAGACCATTCGCAAATGTGGCCGAAGCTGGGTGACAGTGATTCGTTTGATGGAGAAGAACCCAGACTTTGTCTTCACTTGCTCTCAG GCTCAGCAGTTCCAGTGGGTGAAGAGCTGGTACCCTGGACTCTTCACACAGATTCAGCTTTATGTCAAGAAAGGACAGTTTATTCCAGTCGGAGGGACGTGGGTGGAAATG GATGGTAACCTGCCTTCAGGTGAGTCCATGGTTCGGCAGTTCCTGGAGGGCCAGCGCTTCTTTAACCAGGAGTTTGGGATCCTTTGCAAAGAG tTCTGGCTTCCAGACACATTTGGCTACTCAGCCCAGCTTCCTCAAATAATGCAGGGCTGCGGTATTTCCAATTTCCTTACACAGAAGCTCAGCTGGAACCTGGTCAACACCTTCCCT CACAACACATTTTTCTGGGAGGGTCTTGACGGCTCCAAGGTTTTAACTCACTTCCCACCTGGAAATTCCTACGAGATGAAGGGAAAGATTGAAGAT CTGgtgaaaactgtgaaaaacaacaaagacaaaggGAGAGCCAACCACAGCGCAGTGCTATTTGGGTTTGGTGATGGTGGTGGGGGGCCCACACAGCTCATGCTGGACAGACTGCAGCGGGTCCGGGACACAGATGGACTTCCCAA GGTTCAGACGTCTAGCCCACACAAGCTTTTTTCCCAGCTCTGGGCTGACTCGGATCTGCTCTGCACCTGGACCGGAGAGCTTTTCCTGGAGCTGCACAATGGCACCTACACCACACAGGCACAG ATTAAAAAAGGGAATCGTCAGTGTGAGACACTGCTCCATGATGTAGAGATAGCCTGCAGCCTGGCGTCGTGTCAAGACGGGTCATTTTCTTATCCTGTGGAAAAACTTCAGGAGCTCTGGAG GCTGCTTCTCCTGAACCAGTTCCATGATGTGATTCCCGGCAGCTGTATTGAGCTGGCTGTGGAGGATGCAGTCAGGTATTATGAAG ATATTAGTTGTGGTGGTGCTTCACTGCTGCATGATGCCTTTGGAGTCCTGGGCTCTAAAGGAGACTCTGCTGGGGTTTTCAACTCCCTGCCATGGGAGCGCCATGAAGTCCTGCAGGTCCAAGATGGTGCTGATACACCTAGACTGG cccTGGTCAAAGTCCCCAGCATCGGTTTGTCTCTGGTCAAAGACACTCTGCCTGTGGCTCCAGTTTCTGTCACTGTTCAA GGTGACGGTACTGTCGTCATGGAGAATGGGATTTTACGGACAGTCATAAACAAAGACGGCACTCTGGCATCACtgtgtttgatcagtgtgaacAG GGAAGCTCTCTCTGAAGAATTTCAGGGGAACCAGTTTGTCATGTTTGATGATGTCCCTCTATACTGGGATGCTTGGGATGTCATGGACTACCACCTGCAGACAAG GAAGCCAGTGCTGGAGTTGGTGCAGCCTGTTCACGTGGCGTCCTCCGACCCGCTGCAAGGCAGGGTCAGCTTCAGCCTCCGGATCAGTGATAAAAGCACCATCACGCAGGAGATCATCATGGATGCCATGTGTCCTTACATTAAGTTCAACACTGAG GTGAAATGGGCTGAGTCACACAAGTTTCTCAAGGTGGAATTCCCTGTACGAGTACACAGTCCCAATGCCACTTTTGAGATCCAGTTTGGCCATCTGCAAAGACccacacacagaaacacctCATGGGACTGGGCCAGATTTGAG GTTTGGGGTCACAAATGGGCAGATTTGTCAGAGCACAACTTTGGAGTTGCACTGCTGAATGACTGCAAATACGGCTACTCAGTCCACAAGAACACGATGACTCTGTCTCT ACTGAGAGCACCAAAGGCTCCTGATGCCAACGCTGACATGGGGACTCATCATTTCACCTACGCCATCATGCCACACTCAG GATCATTTCAAGATGCCTCCGTCATCCAGAGCGCCTACAACCTTAACTTCCCTCTGAGGTCGATCCAGTGCGCTCCTGACACCGAGCCCTGGAGTGCCTTTTCCGTCAGCACTACAGCGGTGATCCTGGAGACCATTAAACAG GCTGAGGACAGGAAGAGGGCACTTGTAGTGCGTCTCTATGAATCACATGGGAGTCACGTAACAGCAACTCTTCACACGACACTTCCAGTCCAACAAGCTTGGCA TTGTGATCTGTTGGAGAGACCAGACACCACTCGGCTATTAACTATTACATCAGAGGGAATCAACCTCACCTTCAGCCCATTTCAGATTTTGTCTCTTCTCCTAATCTTGTAA